From Methylocystis sp. ATCC 49242, one genomic window encodes:
- a CDS encoding sodium:calcium antiporter, which yields MLAELHLLALAAGVVCAFFGGDLFLRGTLGLAHSWGIISRTVTGAIAGLATSSPEISIAFTAGVAGEPEIALGNNLGGNIVNLALVLGVVLSFSPVAVNPQSLKTSYLFALIQPLALAAMLADGTLSRLDAALLISMFAAWLYFSMRGAFEEPEEEGALTRRTAFLDAVGGLALLVAAGQLIVYGASHLARDLGFSDFVVGATVVALGTATPELATFLVSRLRRHDQVGVGMILGSTIVSGYLVIGIAGAVSPIRVTLAEAAPALAAAVVATLLTSPPADGLIPRWRGFALLAVYVAYVGALATAG from the coding sequence ATGCTTGCAGAGCTTCATCTTCTCGCCCTCGCGGCCGGCGTCGTCTGCGCGTTTTTCGGCGGCGATCTTTTCCTTCGAGGCACGCTGGGACTGGCGCACTCGTGGGGAATCATTTCCCGAACGGTCACCGGCGCCATAGCGGGCCTCGCGACGTCGAGTCCCGAAATCTCCATCGCCTTTACCGCGGGCGTCGCGGGAGAGCCTGAAATTGCGCTCGGGAACAATCTCGGCGGCAATATCGTCAATCTCGCGCTCGTTCTCGGCGTCGTCCTGTCGTTCTCGCCGGTCGCGGTCAATCCGCAGTCGCTGAAAACCAGCTATCTCTTCGCCCTCATCCAGCCGCTGGCGCTGGCGGCGATGCTCGCGGACGGGACGCTGTCGCGGCTGGACGCGGCCCTGCTCATTTCGATGTTCGCCGCCTGGCTCTATTTCTCCATGCGCGGCGCCTTCGAGGAGCCCGAGGAGGAAGGAGCCCTGACGCGCCGGACCGCATTCCTCGACGCGGTCGGAGGTCTCGCCCTGCTCGTTGCCGCCGGCCAGCTGATCGTTTATGGCGCGTCACATCTGGCGCGTGACCTCGGCTTCAGCGATTTCGTCGTCGGCGCGACGGTCGTAGCGCTCGGCACGGCGACCCCGGAACTCGCGACGTTCCTCGTGTCCCGTCTGCGCCGTCACGATCAGGTCGGCGTCGGCATGATTCTCGGCAGCACGATCGTCAGCGGCTATCTGGTGATCGGAATTGCGGGCGCCGTTTCGCCGATTCGCGTCACGCTCGCCGAGGCCGCTCCCGCTCTGGCGGCGGCGGTCGTTGCAACGCTTCTCACGTCGCCGCCGGCCGACGGCCTGATTCCGCGCTGGCGCGGATTCGCTCTGCTCGCCGTCTACGTCGCCTATGTCGGCGCCCTCGCGACGGCGGGATAG
- the uvrC gene encoding excinuclease ABC subunit UvrC, with product MTPPPAQQSDRPPEEDDAFETTDAACAALDEARPEEDAPQTPESVKRGVAVIKKYWKHAPNSPGVYRMIAENGEVLYVGKAKNVRKRVASYTRLAGHVNRIARMISATASMMFISVETETDALLLEANLIKQLKPRFNVLMRDDKSFPYILIAKDHEAPQITKHRGARVRKGQYFGPFASVWAVNRALNALERAFLLRSCSQSFYDNRTRPCLLYQIKRCAGPCTGEISIEDYKELVREACDFLSGKSRSVREHLAREMTDAAERLEFERAARLRDRISALSAVQGAQGVNPRTIEEADVFAIAKDAGRFCIEAFFFRAFQNWGNRSYFPRADASLTEAEVLDAFLAQFYDEHPSAPLVLISHAIEDSALLEEALTAKTRRRVEVIAPQRGEKRELVDHALTNARQALGRKLAEDASQQRLLAAIGQVFRLPETPRRIEVYDNSHTGGAQAIGAMVVAGPSGFMKAHYRTFNIRNSEITPGDDYAMMREVLTRRFARLSKETEKDSDPDAFPSKPDLVLIDGGRGQFEAARAAMLEVGVEGVALASIAKGRDRDAGRETFFVEGREPFRLPPHDPALYFVQRLRDEAHRFAIGTHRARRKKEFTKNPLDEIPGIGPSRKRALLLAFGSAKGVSRAALSDLEKTPGINKATARLVFDHFQRGD from the coding sequence ATGACTCCCCCGCCCGCTCAGCAAAGCGATCGTCCGCCAGAGGAAGATGACGCCTTCGAGACGACCGACGCCGCCTGCGCCGCGTTGGACGAGGCGCGCCCGGAGGAGGATGCGCCGCAGACGCCCGAGAGCGTCAAGCGCGGCGTGGCCGTCATCAAGAAATACTGGAAGCACGCGCCGAACAGCCCCGGCGTCTACCGCATGATCGCCGAGAACGGCGAGGTGCTTTATGTCGGCAAGGCCAAGAACGTCCGCAAGCGCGTAGCGAGCTACACGCGCCTCGCCGGCCATGTGAACCGCATCGCGCGGATGATCTCCGCCACCGCCTCCATGATGTTCATCTCGGTCGAGACCGAGACGGACGCGCTGCTGCTGGAGGCCAATCTCATCAAGCAGCTGAAGCCGCGCTTCAACGTGCTGATGCGGGACGACAAGTCGTTTCCCTATATCCTCATCGCGAAGGACCATGAGGCGCCGCAGATCACCAAGCATCGCGGCGCGCGCGTTCGCAAGGGCCAGTATTTCGGCCCGTTCGCAAGCGTCTGGGCGGTCAATCGCGCGCTCAACGCCCTGGAGCGCGCCTTTCTGCTGCGCTCATGCTCGCAGAGCTTTTACGACAATCGTACGAGGCCCTGCCTGCTCTATCAGATCAAGCGCTGCGCCGGTCCCTGCACGGGCGAGATCTCCATCGAGGATTACAAGGAGCTGGTTCGCGAGGCCTGCGATTTTCTCTCCGGCAAGAGCCGAAGCGTGCGCGAGCACCTCGCGCGCGAAATGACGGACGCCGCCGAACGTCTGGAGTTCGAACGCGCGGCGCGGCTGCGCGACCGCATTTCCGCGCTTTCGGCCGTGCAGGGCGCGCAAGGCGTCAATCCGCGCACGATCGAAGAGGCCGACGTCTTCGCAATCGCCAAGGACGCGGGACGTTTCTGCATCGAGGCGTTTTTCTTTCGCGCCTTTCAGAACTGGGGCAACCGCTCCTATTTCCCGCGCGCCGACGCGAGTCTGACGGAAGCGGAAGTGCTCGACGCGTTCCTTGCGCAATTCTACGACGAACATCCCTCGGCGCCGCTTGTTCTGATCTCTCATGCAATCGAGGACAGCGCGCTTCTGGAGGAGGCGCTGACCGCGAAGACGCGCCGCCGCGTCGAGGTGATCGCGCCGCAACGCGGCGAAAAGCGTGAACTCGTGGATCATGCGCTCACCAACGCCCGTCAGGCGCTCGGCCGCAAGCTTGCGGAGGACGCAAGCCAGCAGCGCCTGCTTGCCGCGATTGGCCAGGTCTTCCGTCTGCCCGAGACGCCGCGCCGCATCGAAGTCTACGACAACTCGCATACGGGCGGCGCACAGGCGATCGGCGCGATGGTGGTCGCGGGGCCGAGCGGCTTCATGAAGGCGCATTACCGCACCTTCAACATCAGGAATTCGGAGATAACGCCCGGCGACGACTATGCGATGATGCGCGAAGTGCTCACGCGCCGCTTCGCCCGCCTCTCGAAAGAGACGGAGAAGGACAGCGATCCGGACGCCTTTCCATCGAAGCCCGATCTCGTGCTGATCGACGGCGGCCGCGGACAGTTCGAGGCCGCGCGCGCGGCGATGCTGGAGGTTGGCGTGGAGGGCGTGGCGCTCGCCTCGATCGCCAAAGGCCGCGATCGCGACGCGGGACGCGAGACATTCTTCGTCGAGGGGCGCGAACCCTTCCGGCTGCCACCCCATGATCCCGCGCTCTATTTCGTGCAGCGCCTGCGCGACGAGGCGCATCGTTTCGCCATCGGCACGCATCGCGCGCGGCGCAAGAAAGAGTTCACGAAGAACCCGCTGGATGAAATTCCCGGGATAGGGCCGTCACGCAAGCGGGCATTGCTTCTGGCGTTCGGCTCCGCAAAGGGCGTCTCGCGCGCGGCTCTCTCGGATCTCGAAAAGACGCCGGGAATCAACAAGGCGACGGCGCGGCTCGTATTCGATCATTTTCAGCGGGGGGATTGA
- a CDS encoding glutathione S-transferase family protein, with amino-acid sequence MSDSDLVFYHSPQTRSSSVLILLEELDAPYELRDINFRIGAQRKPEYLAVNPLGKVPAIVHNGALVTELGAIFIYLADAFPQKKLAPPIGDPLRGPYLRWLVFYGSAFEPAVIDRHLKHEPPQSMSPYGDFDGVMALINKQLASGPYLLGERFSAADILWGTALRWTTGFGLVPATPKIAAYIERVGSRPSVKDVAQTDAQLLKIHEAAAASANA; translated from the coding sequence ATGAGCGACTCCGATCTCGTCTTCTATCACTCCCCGCAAACGCGCTCGTCGAGCGTGCTGATCCTGCTCGAAGAACTCGACGCGCCCTATGAGCTGCGCGACATCAATTTCAGGATCGGCGCGCAGCGGAAGCCCGAGTATCTGGCGGTCAATCCGCTCGGCAAGGTTCCCGCCATCGTTCACAATGGAGCGCTGGTTACGGAGCTTGGCGCGATCTTCATCTACCTCGCCGACGCTTTTCCACAGAAAAAGCTCGCGCCGCCCATTGGCGATCCCCTGCGCGGACCCTACCTGCGCTGGCTCGTGTTTTACGGCTCGGCCTTCGAGCCCGCGGTCATCGATCGCCATCTGAAGCACGAACCGCCACAGAGCATGAGCCCCTATGGGGATTTCGACGGCGTGATGGCGCTGATCAACAAGCAGCTTGCCTCGGGGCCATATCTGCTTGGCGAGCGCTTCTCCGCCGCCGACATTCTGTGGGGAACGGCGCTGCGCTGGACGACCGGCTTCGGCCTCGTGCCGGCGACGCCCAAGATTGCCGCTTACATCGAGCGCGTGGGATCGCGTCCGTCGGTCAAGGACGTGGCCCAGACGGATGCGCAATTGCTGAAAATCCACGAGGCCGCCGCGGCTAGCGCAAACGCGTGA
- the ung gene encoding uracil-DNA glycosylase, giving the protein MNKPVRIDESWKKHLASEFEKPYFAELREFVRGEYASGAVYPPAAQIFRAFDECPFDSVKVVILGQDPYHGPGQANGLCFAVHSNVPPPPSLQNIFKEIEADLGHPVSRDPDLSRWARQGVLLLNATLTVRAAQAGSHQNKGWEQFTDAAVHTLSRERDGLVFMLWGSYARRKGAGIDRKKHLVLECAHPSPLSAHNGFFGCKHFSRANDYLAAQGKTPIEW; this is encoded by the coding sequence ATGAACAAGCCCGTCCGCATCGACGAAAGCTGGAAGAAGCATCTCGCGAGCGAATTCGAGAAGCCCTATTTCGCGGAGCTTCGCGAATTCGTGCGCGGAGAATACGCCTCCGGCGCGGTTTATCCGCCGGCGGCGCAGATCTTCCGCGCCTTTGACGAATGCCCCTTCGACAGCGTGAAGGTCGTCATCCTGGGGCAGGACCCCTATCACGGACCGGGTCAGGCGAACGGCCTATGTTTCGCAGTTCATTCGAATGTTCCGCCGCCGCCATCGCTGCAGAACATCTTCAAGGAAATCGAGGCCGATCTCGGCCATCCCGTCTCGCGCGATCCCGACCTTTCGCGCTGGGCGAGGCAGGGCGTGCTGCTGCTCAACGCGACACTCACGGTGCGCGCGGCGCAGGCGGGTTCGCATCAGAACAAGGGTTGGGAGCAATTCACCGACGCCGCCGTGCATACGCTGTCCCGCGAGCGCGACGGCCTTGTCTTCATGCTTTGGGGTTCTTACGCGCGGCGCAAGGGCGCCGGCATCGACCGAAAGAAACATCTCGTGCTGGAATGCGCGCATCCCTCGCCGTTATCGGCGCATAACGGCTTCTTCGGCTGCAAGCACTTCTCCCGAGCGAATGATTACCTCGCCGCGCAGGGGAAGACGCCGATCGAGTGGTGA
- a CDS encoding aspartate-semialdehyde dehydrogenase produces the protein MAYKVAVVGATGNVGREMLDILAERRVPVSEVVPLASSRSIGAEVSFGDKTLKCKHLDTYDFSDTDICLMSAGGAVSKEWSPKIGAQGCVVIDNSSAWRMDPDVPLIVPEVNADAAAGFSKKNIIANPNCSTAQLVVALKPLHDAAKIKRVVVSTYQSVSGAGKEAMDELFAQTRSIFVSDPVEAKKFPKRIAFNLIPQIDVFMEDGFTKEEWKMVAETKKILDPKIKLVATCVRVPVFISHSEAVNIEFENPISADEARDILREAPGVLVIDKREPGGYITPHEAAGEDATYISRIREDPTVDNGLVLWCVSDNLRKGAALNAIQIAEVLMNRKLLTPKQKAA, from the coding sequence ATGGCGTATAAAGTCGCCGTCGTCGGCGCCACGGGCAACGTGGGCCGCGAGATGCTCGATATTCTGGCCGAGCGCCGCGTTCCGGTGTCGGAAGTCGTGCCGCTCGCCTCCTCGCGCTCGATCGGCGCGGAAGTGTCCTTCGGCGACAAGACGCTCAAGTGCAAGCATCTCGACACCTACGACTTTTCCGATACGGACATCTGCCTGATGTCCGCGGGCGGCGCGGTGTCGAAGGAATGGTCGCCGAAGATCGGCGCTCAGGGCTGCGTCGTGATCGACAACTCGTCGGCCTGGCGCATGGACCCGGACGTGCCGCTCATTGTGCCGGAAGTGAATGCCGACGCGGCTGCGGGTTTCAGCAAGAAGAACATCATCGCCAATCCGAACTGCTCCACCGCGCAACTCGTCGTGGCGCTGAAGCCGCTGCATGACGCGGCGAAGATCAAGCGGGTCGTCGTCTCGACCTATCAGTCCGTCTCCGGCGCCGGCAAGGAGGCGATGGACGAGCTCTTTGCGCAGACCCGGTCGATCTTCGTCTCCGACCCGGTTGAGGCGAAGAAATTCCCCAAGCGCATCGCCTTCAATCTCATTCCGCAGATCGACGTCTTCATGGAGGACGGCTTCACCAAGGAAGAGTGGAAGATGGTCGCGGAGACGAAGAAGATCCTCGACCCGAAGATCAAGCTCGTCGCGACCTGCGTGCGCGTGCCGGTGTTCATCTCGCACTCGGAGGCGGTGAACATCGAATTCGAAAACCCGATCTCGGCGGACGAAGCGCGCGACATATTGCGCGAGGCGCCGGGCGTTCTGGTCATCGACAAGCGCGAACCCGGCGGCTACATCACGCCCCATGAGGCTGCGGGCGAGGACGCGACCTATATCTCGCGCATTCGTGAAGACCCGACGGTGGACAATGGCCTCGTGCTCTGGTGCGTCAGCGACAATCTGCGCAAGGGCGCAGCGCTGAACGCGATCCAGATCGCGGAAGTGCTGATGAACCGCAAGCTGCTCACGCCGAAGCAGAAGGCGGCGTAA
- a CDS encoding outer-membrane lipoprotein carrier protein LolA, which produces MKQLPLAALVLALSLAAPALAEDATKPPAPTGEAKPAEAKPAETKPADTKPAKGKKGAKSAPAAKNGEPVQLTNPAAPAEPAKPLNREEAIKRANAFFNTSPVMTADFVQIGADGKRSEGKLHVQRAGRVRFEYAQPATMEVVADGAQVAVRDRKLGTQDLYFITQTPLKFLMKDKIDLEKDVTVQDVTFDDSGVTIFIEDKATFGGTSHLRLIFDPKTFKLKQWQVKDPQGYETLISLFNIDQTKTPDPGLFKISK; this is translated from the coding sequence TTGAAGCAATTGCCCCTCGCCGCCCTCGTCCTCGCACTCTCCCTCGCCGCGCCAGCTCTCGCGGAGGACGCGACGAAGCCTCCCGCGCCGACCGGCGAAGCGAAACCCGCCGAAGCCAAGCCTGCAGAGACCAAGCCGGCGGATACCAAGCCCGCCAAGGGCAAGAAGGGGGCGAAATCCGCTCCCGCGGCCAAGAACGGAGAGCCGGTGCAGCTCACGAACCCCGCGGCGCCCGCCGAGCCGGCGAAGCCCCTCAATCGCGAGGAGGCGATCAAGCGCGCCAACGCCTTTTTCAACACCTCGCCCGTGATGACCGCCGACTTCGTGCAGATCGGCGCCGACGGCAAGCGCTCGGAGGGCAAGCTCCATGTGCAGCGCGCCGGCCGCGTGCGCTTCGAATACGCCCAGCCCGCGACCATGGAGGTCGTCGCCGACGGCGCGCAGGTTGCCGTGCGCGACCGGAAACTCGGCACGCAGGACCTCTATTTCATCACCCAGACTCCGCTCAAATTCCTGATGAAGGACAAGATCGACCTCGAGAAGGACGTCACCGTTCAAGACGTCACCTTCGACGACTCGGGCGTGACGATCTTCATCGAGGACAAGGCGACCTTCGGCGGCACGTCCCATCTGCGCCTGATCTTCGACCCCAAGACCTTCAAGCTGAAGCAATGGCAGGTGAAGGACCCGCAGGGCTATGAGACGCTGATCTCCCTCTTCAACATCGACCAGACGAAGACGCCTGATCCGGGATTGTTCAAGATCAGCAAATAA
- a CDS encoding calcium:proton antiporter: MSGTRGSLGATVFPALALLTAAVFSFGEDWLLLIPPGLMYAPYVVAAILVIGSVFATLEHAEVVGVRVGEPYGTLVLTIAVTIIEVAIMASMIEHGADDPTEAREAVFSAIMIVCNGLVGLCLLLGGFRHGEQELQQMGASAYLAVLIALSVLTLILPDYTISSSGPTLTHSQLYFISTLSVVLYGAFLFIQTVRHRSYFLDARTAALGHRESRPSVRSTSMAMLGLCASLLGVTILAEQVVPAMEDGLAFLGVKNSNAVAGAALATLVLLPESLNSIRAAARNALQTALNGALGSVVATIGLTVPAISVLAAIKGHDIVFGLEKRDSVMLMLTLMLSIVSFGAGRTNVLTGLVHLVVFATYAFLLIVP; the protein is encoded by the coding sequence ATGTCGGGAACGAGGGGCAGTCTTGGGGCGACGGTTTTTCCCGCGCTCGCCCTGCTGACGGCGGCCGTCTTCTCCTTTGGCGAGGACTGGCTTCTGCTTATCCCTCCGGGCCTGATGTATGCGCCCTATGTCGTCGCCGCGATTCTGGTCATCGGCTCGGTGTTCGCCACGCTCGAACATGCGGAGGTCGTCGGGGTGCGGGTGGGCGAGCCGTACGGCACGCTCGTGCTGACCATAGCCGTCACGATCATCGAAGTCGCGATCATGGCCTCGATGATCGAGCATGGCGCCGACGACCCGACGGAAGCGCGCGAGGCGGTGTTTTCCGCCATCATGATTGTCTGCAACGGGCTGGTCGGGCTCTGCCTGCTGCTGGGCGGATTCCGTCATGGCGAGCAGGAACTGCAGCAGATGGGCGCGAGCGCCTATCTCGCCGTCCTCATCGCCCTTTCCGTCCTCACGCTGATACTGCCGGATTATACGATCAGCTCGTCGGGGCCGACGCTGACCCACAGCCAGCTCTATTTCATCAGCACCCTTTCCGTGGTGCTTTATGGCGCGTTCCTGTTCATCCAGACCGTTCGACACCGTTCCTATTTTCTGGACGCAAGGACGGCGGCGCTGGGGCATCGGGAGTCGCGGCCGTCGGTTCGCAGCACGAGCATGGCGATGCTGGGCCTGTGCGCCAGCCTTCTCGGCGTCACCATTCTGGCGGAGCAGGTTGTGCCCGCCATGGAAGACGGACTTGCATTCCTCGGCGTGAAGAACAGCAACGCCGTGGCCGGCGCTGCGCTCGCGACGCTGGTTTTGCTTCCCGAATCGCTGAATTCGATCCGCGCTGCGGCGCGCAACGCGCTGCAGACGGCGCTCAACGGAGCACTTGGCTCAGTCGTCGCAACCATCGGGCTGACCGTGCCGGCCATTTCGGTGCTGGCCGCTATTAAAGGTCACGACATCGTGTTCGGGCTGGAAAAGCGCGACTCCGTGATGCTGATGCTCACTCTCATGCTCAGCATCGTCAGCTTCGGCGCGGGACGCACGAATGTGCTGACCGGCCTCGTACATCTCGTCGTCTTTGCGACATACGCATTCCTGTTGATCGTGCCCTGA
- a CDS encoding DNA translocase FtsK: protein MRSHTMGHFSEQLREFAARRTAEILGASMVLAAGATTLALVSWSARDPSLNHATGGHVRNLLGLPGAVVADLLMQLVGFGAIAAILPLAMQGMRLMKRRRIERGALRFGLWVSGVFATAATASLLPATDRWPLPTGLGGVTGDAILAIPRTIFAGSGVVMAAFGVMSAFVAILSVSGAAGLGFETENDIREESFEDEEVRHGYDDEDAAGEPGVALISLGALIHLGLFLRAWASRQLARIPRRLPTPAKEAPAAHPRMEPTFDQMDAYPAFTPAARNLDEHYDERPVSARVSPPPAKRAPTVTRQPARAPARSINGAYEEPPVELLAEPKKPAGGVKISEDALEQNARLLEGVLDDFSVRGEIINVRPGPVVTLYELEPAPGIKSSRVIGLADDIARSMSAISARVAVVPGRNAIGIELPNQRREMVYLRELIASEDFTQSKHKLAIALGKTIGGEPVIVDLARMPHLLVAGTTGSGKSVAINTMILSLLYRLKPEECRLIMVDPKMLELSVYDNIPHLLTPVVTDPKKAVVALKWAVREMEDRYKKMSKVGVRNIDGYNARVAEAQARGETITRTVQTGFDRETGEAIFEHEEMDLSALPYIVVIVDEMADLMLVAGKDIEGAIQRLAQMARAAGIHLIMATQRPSVDVITGTIKANFPTRISFQVTSKIDSRTILGEQGAEQLLGQGDMLYMAGGGRISRVHGPFVSDAEVEHVVAHLKAQGAPQYLDAITSEDEPGEDGGEAPMPGSMDAEEGGDLYDRAVAIVLRDKKCSTSYIQRRLSVGYNKAASLVERMEQEGVVSAPNHAGKREILVGGGIDRGAFDIEAAE from the coding sequence ATGCGCAGCCACACCATGGGTCATTTCTCGGAGCAGCTTCGCGAATTCGCGGCGCGACGGACGGCGGAGATTCTGGGCGCGTCGATGGTGCTGGCCGCGGGCGCGACGACGCTGGCGCTGGTGAGCTGGTCGGCCCGCGACCCTTCGCTCAATCATGCGACGGGCGGACATGTCCGCAATCTTCTGGGTCTTCCGGGCGCCGTCGTCGCCGATCTCCTCATGCAGCTCGTCGGCTTCGGAGCCATCGCCGCAATCCTGCCGCTCGCCATGCAGGGAATGCGCCTGATGAAGCGCCGCCGGATCGAACGGGGCGCGCTGCGATTCGGCCTTTGGGTTTCGGGCGTTTTCGCCACGGCGGCGACCGCCTCGCTTCTTCCCGCCACCGACCGCTGGCCGCTGCCGACCGGACTCGGCGGCGTGACCGGCGACGCCATCCTCGCCATTCCGCGCACGATCTTCGCCGGCTCCGGGGTCGTCATGGCGGCCTTCGGCGTCATGTCCGCCTTCGTCGCCATCCTGTCGGTCAGCGGCGCGGCGGGACTGGGCTTCGAGACGGAGAACGACATCCGCGAAGAGTCTTTCGAGGACGAGGAGGTTCGGCATGGATATGACGACGAGGACGCCGCCGGGGAGCCCGGCGTCGCGCTGATTTCGCTCGGCGCGCTGATACATCTCGGACTGTTTCTAAGGGCCTGGGCGTCGCGGCAGCTCGCGAGGATTCCGCGCCGCCTCCCGACGCCCGCGAAGGAGGCGCCGGCCGCGCATCCCCGCATGGAGCCGACATTCGACCAGATGGACGCCTATCCGGCCTTTACACCGGCGGCGCGCAATCTGGACGAACATTATGACGAGCGCCCCGTCTCCGCGCGCGTCAGCCCGCCGCCTGCGAAGCGCGCGCCTACCGTCACGCGCCAGCCAGCGCGCGCGCCCGCGCGGAGCATCAACGGCGCCTATGAGGAGCCGCCGGTGGAGCTGCTCGCAGAGCCGAAGAAACCGGCCGGCGGCGTGAAGATTTCCGAGGACGCGCTGGAGCAGAACGCGCGCCTTCTCGAAGGCGTGCTGGACGATTTCTCGGTGCGCGGCGAAATCATCAACGTCCGTCCCGGCCCGGTCGTCACGCTTTACGAGCTCGAACCCGCTCCCGGCATCAAATCCTCCCGCGTCATCGGCCTCGCCGACGACATCGCCCGCTCCATGTCGGCAATCTCGGCGCGCGTCGCCGTGGTGCCCGGCCGCAACGCGATCGGCATCGAACTGCCCAACCAGCGGCGCGAGATGGTCTATCTGCGCGAGCTGATCGCCAGCGAGGATTTCACCCAGTCGAAGCACAAGCTCGCCATCGCGCTCGGCAAGACCATCGGCGGCGAGCCGGTGATCGTCGATCTCGCGCGCATGCCGCATCTGCTCGTCGCCGGCACCACCGGATCGGGCAAGTCGGTCGCGATCAACACCATGATCCTGTCGCTGCTCTACCGGCTGAAGCCGGAGGAGTGCCGCCTTATCATGGTGGACCCGAAGATGCTGGAGCTTTCCGTCTACGACAATATCCCCCATCTCCTCACGCCCGTCGTCACCGATCCCAAGAAGGCGGTGGTCGCGCTAAAATGGGCGGTGCGCGAGATGGAGGACCGCTACAAGAAGATGTCGAAGGTCGGCGTCCGCAACATCGACGGCTACAACGCCCGCGTCGCCGAGGCGCAGGCCAGGGGCGAGACCATCACCCGCACCGTGCAGACCGGCTTCGACCGCGAAACGGGCGAAGCCATCTTCGAGCATGAGGAGATGGACCTCTCCGCCCTGCCCTATATCGTCGTCATCGTCGACGAGATGGCGGACCTCATGCTCGTCGCCGGCAAGGACATCGAGGGCGCGATCCAGCGCCTTGCGCAGATGGCCCGCGCCGCCGGAATCCATCTCATCATGGCGACGCAGCGCCCCTCGGTCGACGTCATTACCGGCACGATCAAGGCGAACTTCCCGACCCGCATCTCCTTCCAGGTGACATCGAAGATCGACAGCCGCACCATTCTCGGCGAACAGGGCGCCGAGCAACTGCTCGGCCAGGGCGACATGCTCTACATGGCCGGCGGCGGCCGCATCTCGCGCGTGCATGGCCCCTTCGTCTCCGACGCCGAAGTCGAGCATGTCGTCGCGCATCTCAAGGCGCAGGGCGCGCCGCAATATCTCGACGCCATCACCTCCGAGGACGAGCCCGGCGAGGACGGCGGCGAGGCGCCCATGCCCGGCTCGATGGACGCGGAGGAAGGCGGCGACCTCTACGATCGCGCCGTCGCCATCGTGCTGCGCGACAAGAAATGTTCGACGAGCTACATCCAGCGCCGCCTGTCGGTCGGCTACAACAAAGCCGCATCGCTCGTGGAGCGCATGGAGCAGGAAGGCGTCGTCTCCGCGCCAAATCATGCGGGCAAGCGCGAGATTCTGGTCGGCGGCGGGATCGACCGCGGGGCGTTCGACATAGAGGCGGCGGAGTGA
- a CDS encoding YihY/virulence factor BrkB family protein yields the protein MFLLRPFYDAYLKFERDDGWAIASHIALSTLTALFPFLIFITALAGFFGRQEVADAAAKIIFEAWPPRIAGPLSAEVQSVLTEPRHGMATIGAVLGIYFASSGVEALRVALNRAYDARDQRPWWWLRLEAIVFVFIGAASLLAIGFLLVLAPLARAIATQHAPALMHELEPLYAPVRYGVTTAVVSVALLAAHVFLPAGQRPLARIVPGFALTLLASLACGALFGAYLAEFAGSYVSTYAGLASIMMALVFLYSLAVIFIYGAELNQVIASNGDTPGQSQG from the coding sequence ATGTTCTTGCTTCGCCCCTTCTACGACGCCTATCTCAAATTCGAGCGCGACGACGGCTGGGCCATCGCCAGCCACATCGCGCTGTCGACGCTCACCGCGCTCTTTCCCTTCCTCATCTTCATCACCGCGCTCGCCGGCTTCTTCGGAAGACAGGAAGTCGCCGACGCGGCGGCGAAGATCATCTTCGAAGCATGGCCGCCGCGGATCGCCGGGCCGCTTTCGGCCGAGGTCCAGAGCGTGCTGACCGAGCCGCGCCACGGCATGGCGACCATCGGCGCCGTGCTGGGCATTTATTTCGCGTCGAGCGGGGTCGAGGCGCTGCGCGTCGCGCTCAACCGCGCCTATGACGCGCGCGACCAGCGGCCCTGGTGGTGGCTGCGGCTGGAGGCAATTGTCTTCGTCTTCATCGGCGCCGCGTCCTTGCTCGCCATCGGCTTTCTGCTGGTGCTGGCGCCCCTCGCCCGCGCCATCGCCACGCAACATGCGCCGGCGCTTATGCATGAGCTCGAGCCGCTCTACGCGCCCGTGCGCTATGGCGTCACGACCGCCGTCGTCAGCGTCGCGCTGCTCGCGGCACATGTCTTCCTGCCGGCGGGACAGCGGCCGCTCGCGAGGATCGTTCCCGGCTTCGCCCTGACGCTCCTCGCCTCGCTCGCCTGCGGCGCCCTTTTCGGCGCCTATCTGGCGGAATTCGCCGGCAGCTATGTCTCGACTTACGCCGGACTCGCCTCGATCATGATGGCGCTCGTCTTTCTCTATTCGCTGGCGGTGATTTTCATTTATGGCGCGGAGTTGAACCAGGTTATCGCGTCGAACGGCGACACACCCGGACAAAGCCAGGGTTAA